A genomic window from Chrysoperla carnea chromosome 3, inChrCarn1.1, whole genome shotgun sequence includes:
- the LOC123296706 gene encoding putative uncharacterized protein DDB_G0282133 yields the protein MTMYLIITIAVCVSSQIGMNEAKRVGVGSSLSSHISNNMQNGGGLSSADANYILQNIAAGRGAYGLGAQNSLQNEVTGLTSNVDENTLLNVLYGRGSYGLGANNNLQNEVTEFTSNADVNPLLNVLRGRGAHGSLANNYNTYFQNEASGLNSNAEANVLLNLLAGRGAYGSSVNTNSYNVENPLDALGLSTDADNIIQNLVNGRGSYGSASNNVNNNNAHANEIINSLLKARYSSANNNKNKNFQKVLAAAVSSANNDVLNNIVTGRGWHGSIGNNHRLQNAVAATLVANALEKSINSNANVNGRGTLANNINSNNNLQNVLALLSSSRGNLLQNPANVRGSSYSLSKNRNNKNIEALLLSALNRNAGSQPSHTNYYSNIERRSNNAYDANNANDANNAFDENNNDA from the exons ATGactatgtatttaattattactatCGCAGTTTGCGTATCGTCTCAAATCG GCATGAACGAAGCTAAAAGGGTAGGAGTGGGTTCATCTTTAAGTTCACATATCTCTAATAATATGCAAAATGGTGGTGGTTTGTCATCTGCAGACGCTAATtatattcttcaaaatattgCGGCCGGTAGGGGAGCGTATGGTTTAGGAGCTCAGAACAGCTTGCAAAATGAAGTTACTGGACTTACTTCAAATGTGGATGAAAATACACTTTTAAATGTATTGTACGGAAGGGGATCGTATGGTTTAGGAGCTAATAACAACTTGCAAAATGAAGTGACTGAATTTACTTCAAATGCGGACGTAAATCCACTTTTAAATGTATTGCGCGGAAGAGGAGCACATGGTTCATTAgcgaataattataatacatattttcaaaatgaagcATCTGGACTTAATTCAAACGCTGAAGCAAATGTACTTTTAAACCTGTTGGCTGGAAGAGGAGCATATGGTTCAAGCGTGAATACTAATAGCTATAATGTAGAAAATCCATTAGATGCACTGGGTTTGTCTACAGACGCTGATAATATTATCCAAAACTTAGTGAATGGCAGAGGATCGTATGGTTCAGCtagcaataatgtaaacaataataaCGCTCAtgcaaatgaaattataaatagcCTATTGAAGGCGAGGTACAGTtcagctaataataataaaaataaaaattttcaaaaggtaTTAGCAGCAGCGGTGTCGTCTGCTAACAACGATGTGCTGAATAATATTGTAACTGGAAGAGGATGGCACGGTTCAATTGGTAATAACCATCGTCTTCAAAATGCAGTAGCAGCAACACTCGTTGCAAATGCActtgaaaaaagtattaattcaAATGCGAACGTGAATGGACGCGGAACATTGGCAAATAATATCAACAGCAACAATAATCTTCAAAATGTTCTCGCACTTCTTTCATCTTCACGTGGTAATTTACTTCAAAATCCAGCGAATGTAAGAGGGTCGTCTTATTCACTTTCAAAAAAcaggaataataaaaatattgaagcacTGCTTTTAAGTGCTCTTAATCGAAATGCTGGAAGCCAACCATcacatacaaattattatagtaATATAGAACGTCGTAGTAATAATGCGTATGATGCTAATAACGCAAATGATGCTAATAACgcttttgatgaaaataataacgATGCTTAA